One window from the genome of Bufo bufo chromosome 4, aBufBuf1.1, whole genome shotgun sequence encodes:
- the MRPL57 gene encoding ribosomal protein 63, mitochondrial: MFLTNILLRKGIPGRQWIGKYRRPRVVTWTMKQSMIKRLETEAETEYWISQPYMTKQQEFRHAAERKRRHLEEKKAMKLAHFPEHKYLQDHLNHLNVTKKWTLS; encoded by the coding sequence ATGTTCCTGACCAACATCCTCCTGAGAAAGGGCATTCCCGGCCgccagtggatagggaaatacagGAGACCCCGGGTGGTCACCTGGACCATGAAACAGTCTATGATTAAGAGACTGGAGACAGAGGCTGAGACAGAGTACTGGATAAGCCAGCCCTACATGACCAAGCAACAGGAATTCCGTCACGCCGCAGAACGGAAACGCAGACACCTCGAGGAGAAGAAGGCCATGAAGCTGGCGCACTTCCCCGAACACAAGTACCTGCAAGATCACCTAAACCACTTGAACGTCACCAAGAAATGGACTCTGTCTTGA